The following proteins are co-located in the Labrys monachus genome:
- a CDS encoding ABC-F family ATP-binding cassette domain-containing protein, giving the protein MIRLENISRQNGNQILFIEASAALLKGEKVGLVGPNGAGKTTLFRMITGQEQADEGRVSVDRGVTIGYFSQDVGEMAGRSAVSEVMDGAGPVSVVAAELKELEAAMADPARADDMDEIVGRYGEVQARFEELDGYALEGRAREVLAGLSFTEAMMDGDVGALSGGWKMRVALARILLMRPDAMLLDEPSNHLDLESLIWLEAFLKNYEGALLMTSHDREFMNRIVGKVVEIDGGTLTTYSGDYEFYEQQRSLNEKQQQAQFERQQAMLAKEIKFIERFKARASHAAQVQSRVKKLDKIEKIEPPRRRQTVAFEFQPPPRSGDDVVSLKNVHKRYGAKSIYEGLNFQVRRRERWCVMGVNGAGKSTLLKLVAGSTAPDDGTVAQGGSVKMGYFAQHAMDLLDGEHTVFQSLEDSFPQAGQGSLRALAGCFGFSGDDVEKRCRVLSGGEKARLVMAKMLYDPPNFLVLDEPTNHLDMATKEMLIAALAQYEGAMLFVSHDRRFLAALSNRVLELAPDGIHQYGGGYTEYVARTGQEAPGLHS; this is encoded by the coding sequence ATGATTCGTCTCGAAAACATCAGCAGGCAGAACGGCAACCAGATTCTCTTCATCGAAGCGTCGGCGGCGCTGCTGAAGGGGGAAAAGGTCGGCCTGGTCGGCCCGAACGGCGCAGGCAAGACCACCCTCTTCCGGATGATCACCGGGCAGGAGCAGGCGGATGAGGGCCGGGTCTCGGTCGACCGGGGCGTCACCATCGGCTATTTCAGCCAGGATGTCGGCGAGATGGCAGGCCGCAGCGCCGTCTCCGAGGTGATGGACGGCGCCGGCCCGGTGAGCGTGGTGGCCGCCGAGCTGAAGGAACTCGAGGCCGCCATGGCCGACCCGGCCCGCGCCGACGACATGGATGAGATCGTCGGGCGCTACGGCGAGGTGCAGGCGCGCTTCGAGGAACTCGACGGTTACGCGCTGGAAGGCCGTGCGCGCGAAGTCCTGGCCGGCCTGAGCTTCACCGAGGCGATGATGGACGGCGACGTCGGCGCCCTGTCCGGCGGATGGAAGATGCGCGTCGCGCTGGCGCGCATCCTTCTGATGCGCCCGGATGCCATGCTCCTGGACGAGCCGAGCAACCATCTCGACCTCGAAAGCCTCATCTGGCTGGAGGCCTTCCTCAAGAATTACGAGGGCGCCTTGCTGATGACCTCGCATGACCGCGAATTCATGAACCGGATCGTCGGCAAGGTGGTGGAGATCGACGGCGGCACGCTCACCACCTATTCGGGCGACTACGAGTTCTACGAGCAGCAGCGGTCGCTGAACGAAAAGCAGCAGCAGGCGCAATTCGAGCGCCAGCAGGCCATGCTCGCCAAGGAAATCAAGTTCATCGAGCGTTTCAAGGCACGCGCGTCCCATGCCGCGCAGGTGCAGAGCCGCGTCAAGAAGCTCGACAAGATCGAGAAGATCGAGCCACCCCGGCGCCGCCAGACCGTCGCCTTCGAATTCCAGCCGCCGCCGCGCTCGGGCGATGACGTGGTGAGCCTGAAGAACGTGCACAAGCGCTACGGCGCGAAGAGCATCTATGAGGGCCTGAACTTCCAGGTGCGCCGCCGGGAGCGCTGGTGCGTGATGGGCGTCAACGGCGCCGGCAAGTCGACCCTGCTGAAGCTGGTCGCCGGCTCCACGGCGCCGGACGACGGCACCGTCGCCCAGGGCGGCAGCGTGAAGATGGGCTATTTCGCGCAGCACGCCATGGATCTGCTCGATGGCGAGCACACCGTTTTCCAGTCGCTGGAGGATTCCTTCCCCCAGGCCGGGCAGGGATCGCTGCGCGCCCTCGCCGGCTGCTTCGGCTTTTCCGGCGACGACGTCGAGAAGCGCTGCCGCGTGCTTTCGGGCGGCGAGAAGGCACGGCTGGTGATGGCCAAGATGCTCTACGACCCGCCGAACTTCCTGGTGCTGGACGAGCCGACCAACCATCTGGACATGGCGACGAAGGAGATGCTCATCGCCGCCCTGGCGCAATATGAAGGCGCCATGCTGTTCGTCTCGCATGACCGGCGCTTTCTCGCTGCGCTGTCCAACCGCGTGCTGGAACTGGCACCGGACGGCATCCATCAATATGGCGGCGGCTACACCGAATATGTCGCCCGCACCGGCCAGGAGGCTCCCGGCCTTCACAGCTGA